One Asterias rubens chromosome 1, eAstRub1.3, whole genome shotgun sequence genomic region harbors:
- the LOC117298524 gene encoding uncharacterized protein LOC117298524, which produces MVVSVMFYPLLHCLELFLASALITQIAVSLAAVVVSSVTIYYCRQQLVYWHQERSVKVRGRWKSDVSIKSSKKQGDSDHSESSESDGNDPSMLRRIRAGLRSRSHDHLKTRASREGAGERSLKLSQKAQTSRKESLDKVRPKLTKQAGAMHRSHWVAKPQQSLSSTGGRVDLIELAGRRRSSESDADLRGGVTVTPLIDAHLSPESTVSTELTGAPETMGKTLKRSRATARMTLKKHPRFSSSESSSSASPSSSSAESDDLVHGETVESTPHSRRVPSIQVEPIVEERIVPPGRLCQSHPKIVATSPGDTTKETEISTLEFSLVSVVTQHYDDHSQAFRDGDTASGQPVHPASEPRYPKGNDETEDHVKTAGRDITRDGQSNTAEQTDCSREDILLLGSETAADSADEPPIIVWVSRASGGSPQRPLILETKEIGDDLESPVDLSSGTADAANNRGGRRMDSLDIPSVICGEVCFPQVMLSGTKEFTQITVDEDQSHGQTAPARKILKIRPKSLDIPPMLPGPYLESDTPSPTAGEGHGVKRKHNSAKSILKRSGSIERPGRKKSVTFSPDVSPREFEVDRFYHGDRDRRDSPSKRPRVFRNFSMDVPDSSMWSEDDVAPKSTWSKGDPEEDEHPDVFSPGADSSKLSRAEGWIHPSPLEPLEVEGSDARMAFVPVSALESDETGRKSAKERFLEAGGAKAVLSVLCTQDSSDSSKFASSPGCNKDVLSNEGSEEDSMETMPDLDSVVSPEIDDDSITDDTVLFGKDAATEETENQVKDQTDGKGIKSRYFEYAEDSADLHTSRLFVQTVRSSLESESSDEQDRVPQPKLTGTQEDNVDEVDEEDDQATSAKSRFLQSCQEADGDEQCGSRFVVSVVRPYSTNGHKPESPPHANSRNTSKVGGFHEAEDEKTLDGQQLTNIRQQRSSSLFGRFTVSLVSEDDPTLDDSVTATYHSVSYATSPKCYSSYSENTAVVIDNGSEMLKVGFAGDEQPRYVVPSVVGRHMGEVQPDTATTKRAAFIGYDATRRGSLLSLEYPSSGGQIQNWSDLEAIWEYAFSSLMDVSTQDHPVIISEYASTSKKQREKYLEIFFERLQVPCLCLANQGALALHAQGNTSGIVLTSGGGLTEVTPVLDGCTLQYAVTTLEVAGRNVTNHLGHLLQSKRGYTMTSTAQLETLQVIKETMAYVSMDINRETENVKDKDPLEYKLPDGSSMTVGHEELFQCSEPLFQPHLGGIRNQSGIHDMIQDTLKRCDPTFLAGINKSILLAGGNTQLQGFGDRLQFELASAHLPWSVSMPEERTNSVWIGGSVLAAHGNFYQRCITLNEYTEHGASIVHRKCF; this is translated from the exons ATGGTGGTGTCTGTGATGTTTTATCCTCTGCTACATTGCTTAGAGCTGTTTCTTGCATCGGCATTGATAACACAGATAGCTGTGTCTCTTGCTGCCGTTGTCGTTTCTAGCGTCACCATCTACTACTGCAGACAACAGCTGGTCTACTGGCACCAGGAGAGATCCGTAAAGGTGCGTGGAAGATGGAAAAGTGATGTTAGCATTAAGTCATCCAAGAAGCAGGGAGATTCTGATCACTCGGAATCCTCTGAGAGCGATGGAAACGACCCGTCAATGCTGCGAAGAATACGGGCCGGTCTAAGGAGTAGATCACACGACCATCTGAAGACGAGAGCAAGTCGCGAAGGGGCGGGTGAGAGGAGTTTAAAACTATCACAGAAAGCACAGACGTCAAGAAAAGAGTCTCTTGACAAAGTGCGACCGAAGCTGACGAAGCAGGCGGGTGCTATGCACCGTTCACACTGGGTAGCCAAGCCGCAACAAAGCCTCTCCTCCACTGGTGGGAGGGTTGACCTCATTGAACTGGCAGGAAGACGTCGGAGTTCGGAGAGTGATGCTGACCTACGGGGAGGGGTCACCGTTACGCCCCTTATAGACGCACACCTTAGCCCAGAGTCAACTGTGTCCACTGAACTGACGGGTGCTCCCGAAACGATGGGAAAGACCCTCAAACGATCGCGAGCAACTGCCCGAATGACCCTCAAGAAACATCCCCGGTTTTCTTCATCTGAGTCGTCGTCGTCGGCCTCTCCATCGTCATCCTCGGCCGAATCAGATGACCTTGTGCACG GTGAAACAGTTGAGAGCACACCCCACTCCAGAAGAGTCCCATCTATTCAGGTGGAGCCTATAGTTGAGGAGAGGATCGTCCCACCAGGTCGTCTCTGCCAATCCCACCCGAAGATAGTGGCCACATCACCGGGAGATACCACGAAGGAAACAGAGATATCAACGCTGGAGTTCTCACTCGTGAGCGTGGTAACGCAGCATTATGATGACCACAGCCAAGCGTTTCGAGACGGGGACACTGCGAGCGGTCAACCCGTCCACCCAGCCAGTGAACCTCGGTATCCAAAAGGGAATGATGAGACAGAGGACCATGTAAAAACCGCAGGTAGAGATATTACTCGTGATGGACAATCCAACACCGCCGAGCAAACAGACTGTTCGCGGGAAGACATACTTCTACTAGGCTCTGAAACCGCCGCAGATTCTGCCGACGAACCCCCAATTATTGTCTGGGTGAGTCGAGCATCTGGTGGCAGTCCGCAGAGACCATTGATTCTAGAAACCAAAGAAATTGGTGACGACCTGGAAAGTCCTGTGGACCTTAGTTCCGGAACCGCAGACGCTGCAAACAACAGGGGTGGCAGGAGAATGGATAGCCTGGACATACCTTCTGTTATTTGCGGGGAGGTGTGCTTCCCACAGGTCATGCTTTCTGGCACCAAAGAATTTACACAAATTACTGTTGACGAAGACCAAAGTCATGGACAAACCGCTCCTGCCAGGAAAATCTTAAAAATCCGACCGAAGAGTCTTGATATTCCTCCAATGCTGCCTGGTCCGTATTTAGAGAGCGACACGCCGTCCCCGACGGCTGGGGAAGGGCACGGTGTCAAGAGGAAGCACAATAGTGCAAAGTCAATCCTAAAGAGGAGTGGCAGCATTGAGAGGCCAGGCAGGAAAAAATCAGTCACGTTCTCACCGGATGTTTCACCTCGTGAGTTCGAGGTGGACCGGTTCTACCACGGAGACCGCGACCGAAGAGACTCACCCTCGAAACGACCTCGCGTATTCCGCAACTTTAGCATGGATGTTCCGGACTCCAGCATGTGGTCCGAGGATGACGTAGCCCCGAAGAGCACATGGTCCAAGGGGGACCCAGAGGAGGATGAACACCCCGATGTATTTTCTCCCGGTGCAGATTCTTCTAAACTCTCAAGAGCTGAGGGGTGGATTCACCCATCTCCCCTTGAGCCTCTTGAGGTGGAGGGATCCGATGCAAGAATGGCATTTGTGCCCGTCTCCGCACTGGAATCTGACGAGACCGGACGGAAGAGTGCTAAGGAGCGTTTCCTCGAAGCTGGAGGTGCTAAAGCGGTTCTGTCGGTTCTGTGCACCCAGGATTCAAGCGATTCGAGTAAGTTTGCCTCGTCACCTGGATGCAACAAAGACGTCCTGTCCAATGAGGGATCTGAGGAAGATTCGATGGAGACTATGCCTGATCTGGATTCAGTGGTATCACCTGAAATCGACGATGACTCCATAACAGATGACACCGTCCTGTTCGGAAAGGACGCAGCTACTGAAGAAACTGAGAATCAAGTCAAAGACCAAACAGACGGCAAGGGTATCAAGTCACGTTATTTTGAGTATGCGGAGGATAGCGCCGATCTACACACATCTCGATTATTCGTACAGACAGTTCGAAGCTCACTGGAGTCGGAATCGTCAGACGAGCAGGACAGAGTGCCCCAGCCAAAACTTACGGGAACACAAGAGGACAATGTAGATGAAGTCGATGAAGAGGATGATCAAGCGACTAGTGCTAAAAGCCGGTTCCTGCAATCTTGCCAAGAAGCCGATGGAGATGAGCAATGTGGATCACGATTTGTGGTCTCGGTGGTGCGTCCGTACTCAACGAACGGTCACAAACCCGAATCGCCACCTCATG CCAACTCAAGAAACACCTCCAAGGTTGGTGGGTTTCACGAAGCCGAAGACGAGAAAACACTCGACGGTCAACAACTAACGAATATTCGGCAACAGAGGTCGTCCTCGCTTTTTGGCAGGTTCACTGTCTCGTTGGTCTCCGAGGATGACCCAACGCTGGATGATAGTGTAACTGCAACTTACCACAGTGTCTCATATGCAA CATCGCCAAAATGTTACAGCAGCTACAGTGAAAACACCGCCGTTGTGATCGACAACGGTTCCGAGATGTTGAAAGTGGGTTTTGCGGGAGACGAACAACCGAGGTATGTAGTGCCGTCCGTGGTGGGTAGACACATGGGTGAAGTCCAACCTGACACGGCGACAACAAAGAGGGCGGCTTTCATCGGGTACGATGCAACCAGAAGAGGAAGTCTGCTCTCATTGGAATATCCCTCGTCAG GAGGACAAATCCAGAACTGGAGCGACCTAGAGGCAATATGGGAGTACGCGTTTAGTTCTTTGATGGACGTCTCGACGCAAGACCATCCCGTTATCATCAGTGAATACGCTTCCACATCAAAGAAACAGAGAGAGAAGTATCTGGAG ATTTTCTTCGAGAGACTTCAAGTGCCTTGCCTCTGTCTTGCCAACCAGGGTGCCTTAGCCTTGCATGCTCAGGGTAATACGTCAGGGATCGTACTGACCAGCGGTGGAGGTTTGACTGAGGTGACGCCGGTACTTGATGGATGCACATTGCAGTATGCTGTCACAACG CTTGAGGTTGCCGGAAGAAACGTCACAAATCACCTGGGTCATTTGCTCCAATCAAAAAGAGGCTACACTATGACGTCAACGGCCCAGTTGGAAACCCTCCAGGTCATCAAAGAAACAATGGCTTACGTTTCTATGG ATATTAATCGAGAAACTGAGAATGTGAAAGACAAGGATCCATTGGAATACAAATTACCAGATGGGAGCTCAATGACCGTAGGACATGAGGAGCTGTTTCAATGCTCTGAGCCACTCTTCCAGCCTCACCTTGGTGGTATACGCAATCAGTCTGGTATACACGATATGATACAAGATACACTCAAAAG GTGCGACCCAACATTTCTTGCTGGCATCAACAAGTCCATTCTCCTTGCCGGAGGAAACACACAGCTTCAAGGCTTCGGAGATCGTCTTCAGTTTGAGCTGGCCTCTGCCCATCTCCCCTGGTCGGTATCAATGCCCGAAGAGCGTACTAACAGCGTCTGGATAGGCGGGTCGGTCCTCGCTGCTCACGGCAACTTCTACCAGCGATGCATCACCCTGAATGAATACACCGAGCACGGGGCGAGCATTGTGCACAGAAAATGTTTCTAA